From a single Alphaproteobacteria bacterium genomic region:
- a CDS encoding sel1 repeat family protein yields the protein MTQVGLKQKAKKSLLFIVAVGIMMPIIGSYRAEDSFLTPVRHTFETWSFERTQRQAEQGLMDAQFKLAYLYATGKGVPQDDAEAFKWMLKAAGQGKPAAQYYLGLMYEGGHGIEQNQVEAERWIELAIKNGYKK from the coding sequence ATGACTCAAGTTGGATTGAAACAGAAGGCGAAAAAGTCTCTTCTTTTTATTGTCGCCGTTGGTATCATGATGCCAATCATCGGCTCTTATAGAGCGGAGGACTCCTTTTTAACCCCGGTCAGACACACATTTGAAACTTGGTCATTTGAGAGGACTCAACGCCAAGCGGAGCAGGGTCTTATGGATGCCCAGTTTAAATTGGCCTATTTATATGCAACCGGAAAAGGTGTTCCTCAGGATGATGCTGAAGCTTTTAAATGGATGTTAAAAGCGGCAGGGCAAGGAAAACCTGCAGCCCAATATTATCTTGGCCTTATGTATGAAGGTGGTCACGGTATTGAGCAAAATCAAGTTGAAGCTGAAAGATGGATTGAATTGGCTATAAAAAATGGATACAAAAAGTGA